The genome window GGCCGATAATCGTAGCCATCTGATTTTCTGGCTTCAGCTTATCCAGGAAATCTCGTGCCACTTCTGCGGTCTCCTTAACGCTTTTACTCAAAATTTCCACCAACCGATTTTAACATAAAAATAGCCCCCGACATGATTGTCGGGGGCTCGTTTCAGAATCACGGAAAACTCTCAGTCGTCGAACTCCGTGAAGCGTCCATACTCATCAAACTTAAGTTTGACGGTGTCGTGCTTCTCCACTTCCTCATCGTGCTTCTCCAGGTGCTTGAAGATGATCCAGCGTACCTCAAGTTTCACCTTCTTGAGAGCGCCCGTGTCGCCATGGTAATCACGGGACACAATCTGAAGTCTGACTCGGTTAACCTCACTCAGTCCTCGAGAGAAAACAAACTTACTGCGAGCCAGTTCCTCAAGCTGGTTTTCGTCCCAATTCACGATCGATATATCCGGTCGCAATTTTGGTTGGCGAATCACCACAACCGAGGAACTGCCACCGTAATAAACTGGAGGTTGGTAGGTGTAGGTTGGCTGCCGATAGTAGCCACCCCAGTAACCGCCGCCCCCAACGTAGTAGGGTGAACGACAGCCCGAAGAAAGGAACGATGGTCGAACACCCCCCCAATAATTACCCCCATAGCGATATCCTGAACCACAATTCGAGCGGTGGCCGGCCAGGGCCGGCGCGGTTGCGAGGGAAAGCACAAATAAACAACAAACTGTAAAAGATCTTTTCATGGCTTGTTTTCCTTTCTGGGTCTTAGCCCAAAAGCCATTGTTCTACTTGACTATTCCAAGTATAGCATATACGGATTTAAATGTCAACTATCCGAGTTTTGCCTTGTTTATACAACCTAAAAAAGCTAGGATGGAGAAATAAATGATCACCTTCAGAGACACTGGGGAAACAAAGAAACTGGAAGAACTTCACAGTCACGAAGCAGAGGCGCTCGCAGAAATGCTATCAGGAAAATATCAGCTACCGTACATTGACCTATCTAAATTCCCCATCAATACTGATGCCCTGCGTCTAATACCCGAAAGTGAAGCCCGGAAAAGTGCTCTGGCGGCTTTTAAAATTAACGGTAAGAATATTTTCCTCGTTACAATCTCTCCCGAAAGGATAGAAACAAAAAATACCCTCAGTGAATTACGTGATAAAGGCTACCATCTCAATCTCTATCTAGCCTCCCAAGCGAGTCTGGATCGCGCTTGGTCCCGCTACAGCGAGATATCTCGCTCAACGCGGACAGAGGCTGGCGTAATCGACATTTCAAATGAGGCTATCGCCAACTTCACCAAACAAATCAGCGACATCGATAGTTTGAATCGTTTATTCTCATCTGAGGGCTTATCTGCTCTCGCCGCTGGTGGTATCTCTAACTTGTTAGAAGTAATTCTTGCCGGTGGCATTGTAACTCTCGCCTCCGATATCCATCTTGAACCGGAGGCCGATCGTGTGCGCTTACGTTTCCGTTTAGACGGCGTGCTCCACGATATTAGCTTCCTCCCTCAAAAACTTTACGCCCAAATTGTCTCGCGTGTGAAGCTCCTTTCGGGACTGAAACTAAATGTCCAGAAATCCGCCCAAGACGGTCGTCTGAGTATCCGGCTCGATGGTACTGATATTGAAATCCGTACTTCAATTTTGCCTGGCGCCTACGGTGAATCAATCGTACTACGTTTACTTAATCCAGAAACGATTAATGTCACTTTTGAAACTTTGGGCATTGAGCCAGCCCTGTTTAAAATCGTCGAGAGAGAAATCACTAAACCAAACGGTATGATCCTCCTAACCGGGCCGACTGGTTCTGGTAAAACAACTACCCTTTACTCCTTCCTTCGAAAAATTTCTACCGGTGAAAACAAAACCATTACCATTGAAGATCCGATTGAATATCACCTACCTGGAATCAGCCAAACCCAAGTTAATCCAGATAAAAATTATACTTTCCTAACCGGGCTCCGTAGCGCCCTTCGTCAAGACCCAGACATCATAATGGTTGGAGAAATCAGAGACAAAGAAACGGCAAAAATTGCCATTAACGCTTCCCTAACTGGACACCTCGTCTTCTCCACCCTCCACACCAACAATGCGGCTGGCACAATTCCAAGATTGATTGACCTAGATGTGAACCCTAAAATTATTGACTCCGCGCTTAATATCTCAATGGCACAACGCCTGGTTCGAAACCTCTGTCCAGCGTGCAAAGAAGAAAGCACTCCCACTCCCACCGAAACGAAGCTACTGCTCGCCGTCCTCGAATCGATTAAGGAAAAACGGCCAGAAATTCCCCTCCCCACAGCAAACCGGTTGTGGCGAGCAAAGGAAGGTGGCTGTGCCGCGTGCAATCATATTGGTTACAAGGGGCGACAAGGGGTCTTCGAAGCAATTCTAATTGACGAACGAGTGGCTCCCCTCCTAGTAAGTAATCCGAATGAACGCGAGATAAAAATCGCTGCTCGACCGCAGGGAATTCTAGATATGCGTCAGGACGGTGTCTTAAAGGTCCTTGCGGGAGCGACCTCATTAGAGGAGCTGGCGCGAGTGGTAGATGTAAATGAAGAAGTTATCTAGTTCACCGACAATCAAGAACATAAACCTCTAAGCAAACCTTCGACGTAAACGCCGAAGTGAGGTAAAACCGAAAGGATAGAGAAAGCAAAACAACCGAAGTTATGAAACTGTCTCGTCCTCCTGGAAAAACCCGTTTAAACCCGGAAGAGCTTAGTTGCTTAGAGGTTTATGGTCTGGATTAGTGTCAAACTAACGAACCACGGCCATGCTAGCATAAAACAATTTAAATGTCAATAGGCAAAGAAAACGGTGGACAAGATTGGTTTCTTGATAGCGCTCTCCGACCAAGCACTTGGAGCGACTATATTGGACAGAAACACATCAAAGATAACCTGCAAATCCTCCTTGCGGCGGCCAAAGAACGCTCCCAACCACCAGAACATCTACTCTTCTACGGTCCACCTGGGCTAGGTAAAACCACTCTTGCTCATTTAATCGCTAAAGAAATTGGCGCCCAACTTAAAATCACCTCCGGTCCAGCGATTGAGCGCGTGGGTGATCTTGCTTCCATCCTCACCAATCTTGCCGCGGGCGACATGCTCTTCATCGACGAAGTACACCGTCTCAACAAGATGATTGAAGAAATTCTTTACCCGGCAATGGAATCTGGAAAACTAAATATCGTCATCGGTAAGGGGCCGGGAGCGAGAGTCATTCAATTAGACTTACCGCCGTTTACCCTTGTCGCTGCTACGACTCGCCCAGCACTGCTCTCGGCACCACTTCGTTCACGTTTCGGTGGGGGCACGTTTCGCCTAGATTTTTATTCCGAAAACGAAATCCGGGATATCATCAAACGATCGGCCGAGATTCTGGGTATGAAACTAGACGACGAGGCAGCGCTGGAGATTGCTAGACGTTCGCGTTTTACCCCACGAATTGCCAATCAATTCTTAAAACGTTGCCGCGATCTAGCTCAATTGCGCGGACAATCAATCAGCAAACAGGTCGCCCGTGAAGCCCTAACACTGATGGGAATTGATGAACTAGGATTATCGGAAAACGATCGGAAGATTCTGGCCACAATTATCGAAAAATTTAACGGTGGGCCAGTTGGTGTTTCAACTATCGCTACCGCAACGCACGAAGAAGACGCGACTATCGAAGAGGTTCACGAACCCTATCTGATTCAACTTGGAATGCTGGAACGAACTCCTCGCGGCCGTCAAGCAACTCGCCACGCCTACGATCATCTGGGCTTTGACTGGCCAGAAAACAGGCAAGGGAAGCTCTTGTAAAAAGTTAAAACAAAACCCCCCACTGCGGTTATTACCACAGTGGGGGGTTGCTTTACTAAACACCGAAAGGAGTCAACGACGGCGCCTGGCAAAAAACAGGACAGCCGGACCAAGCAACGCCATCGTCGCCGGTTCTGGGGTGAGACCGAAATACCCACGTCCGCGGGCTTCCCCCAGTTCTCCGTCGCCAAAATTGCCACGGAAAATGAAGTAGGCATTCCAACGAACACCATCGATATATTCGTCATACCATTCCGCATAGTTCATATATGCGAAATCCAGACGAGAAGGATCGACAGTAACAGAAGCCCACCCCCGGTCATACCCACTCTCCGAAGACAGCTGAGTAATTTGGCTCAAGGAAACGCCACCGACAGAAAGACCGGACGAACTCCAGATAGGACTCAGAACAAGGCTACTGTTCTTGATTCCTCCAAAAGAAGCCGTCCAGCCCCACTCGTTTTCATCACCCTCGCTTGGGTGATAAAACGTAGCGGAAACGTAATCCACCAGGTGGATTGATGATGCCACTTGGGCAGATAGCCAAACGCCATCACCGTCCTGACCTCCTCCTTCCTGACCGCTGAGTGAAACCTGGAAACCACCGAGGGTCAGCGACTGATGGACGCTGGCGGCTTGCGCCGGAGTTGTAACGAGACCAATCAAAACAAGTAGAACAATCATCACCAAAAACTTCTTCATTTTCTTCCCTGCTTTCTTTTTTACGATCCCCTGCCCCCATAAACAAATCAAACGCTCATCCCCCAATGTCCTTCCGCGTATCTATAACTCCTTTCTTGTTAAAGACCAAAAACCACCCAACACTGGGTTTAGACGGAGAGTCTAGCATACTTTATAAAATTGTCAAATTTGTTTAATTAACCTCTGATTTGTACACTGAAACAGAAGCATGGCTGGCCACAATAAATGGACCCAAATTAAACGGCAAAAGGGTGCTGAAGACGCTAAAAGGAGCAAACTCTTTGGTGTGTTAAGTAAAAACATTTCCCTAGAATCAAGGAAGGCGGGGGGAGATAAAGACGCGCCAGGATTACGAGCCGCCATTCTGAAGGCTCGTGCCGCCAATATGCCAAACAACAATATCGAACGAGCAATCAGGGGGGCGACGGAAGACAAAGACAGCCAGTTAACTAAGGTAATCTACGAAGCCTATGGCCCAGGCGGAGTGGCTTTAATTATTGAGGGCACGACCGACAATAATAACCGCACCGCACAAGAAATCAAACATCTACTCTCTCTTCACGGAGGTAAGATTGCCATACCGGGATCTGTACTTTGGGCTTTCCAAAAAATTGACGACGAATGGCGAGTGGTAAATCCTAAAAAAGTGGAAAGAAGTGACCAAGAACAACTGACCGGACTAATCCTTGCACTAGAAAGTGGTCAAGGAATTAAGAAGGTAACAACTAACCTATCTCCTTTATGAAAATCCTAGGAATTGACCCTGGTTACGATCGGCTCGGCATTGCCATTTTAGAAAGAAAAAAATCCGCCAGCGAACTAAGTTTCTCCGACTGCCTCACCACCGACAAAAAACTTATTTTTGCAGAAAGGTTATTGGAATTAGGAAATGCCCTGGAAAAAATTATCATTGAATTCCGGCCGGAGCTACTAGCACTAGAAACTCTCTTCTTCGCCAAGAATAAAAAAACGGCGATGCTTGTGGCCGAAACAAGGGGCTTGATTCTCTATTTAGCCGCGAAACATCATTTACGGGTTTACGAAATATCGCCAGCCAGTGTGAAACTTACCACCACTGGTTATGGCCGGGCCGACAAAGCGCAAATAATCGCCATGTTACCGAAGCTTCTAAAGATCGACAAAACGATAAAACACGATGATGAATTCGACGCCATTGCTATTGCCCTTACAGCTTTATCCACAGTTTCACTTAATTAGTCTTGCCAAACATTTCCCTTGGTGCTAAAAATGAGGCGTTATAAAGTAAGATAAAATATTTATGGAAGAATTTGACAATATGGAAATGGGGGGAGAGGAAGAAGAATTGGAGGAAACTGGGGATGGAAATCTGGGAGGAGAAGACTTGGGTGATGATGGCGACGATCTAACGGCTGACGACATGTAAGAAGCGCCGTTTTCCTACCTTTAGTTTAATCTCGGCAGTAAAAATCTGATCGACAACGGTCAGATTTTTATTTGGCCACTCTGTCACCGCCCCCTCCTCCACCAGACGACGAAAATCAGATTTAGACTTCACCGCGCCAGCACGCGATAAAATTTCTGACAGTTTCTCGCCATAACTTGCATTGATCTCTTCCCACTCTTCCGGTTCCTCCCCCCTTTGAAAAGTATTGATAAAATTTTCCTGGGCCCGATCCGCTTCTGACTCATCGTAAATCAGAGACACCACCTCCCGCGCTAACTCCATCTTAGCTTCCTTGGGATGTCCAGATAAAATATGTTTTATTTGCGAATCCGTAAGACGAGTTAGAAGTTCCAAGCCCGGGGCAACTAAATCATCGGACCAACTCATTATCTTTCCATAAGCATCACTGGGCGTGTCGGTGAAAGAAACCATATTCCCCTCTGTCTTTCCCATTTTTAAACCCGCAGAATCGGTCAATAGTTTGGTGGCCACCACAAACTTCTCCTTGCCCCGCATCTTCTTCAGAAGATCGCGACCAACCAGCATGTTGAAAATCTGGTCATTACCACCGATTTCCATATCAACTTCCAACGCCACCGAATCATAACCCTGCATTAGCGGGTAGAGAAATTCGTGCAAAAAAAGATCCTTATTCTCCGCAATCCGTTTCTGAAACATATCCCGCTTAATGGTCTGAGCAAGGGTTACTTGCGAGGCTAGCTCTAGAACCTCCGCAAACGAGAGCTTAGCAAGCCATTCACTATTGTGACGAAATTCTATTTTATCTAAATCTAGAATCTTACCGATCTGTTCGCGGTACAACTTCAAATTATTCTCTATCTCCTCGGGTGATAAAGTTTTCCGTACCGCCTTCTTGTCTGTGGGGTCGCCGATACGCGCCGTGAAATCACCAAACAGAACTACGATCTGATGGCCCTCTCCCTGCCAATCGCGCAGTTTAAGTAAAACAGAAACATGACCAAGGTGAAGTGTCGGCCCCGTTGGGTCAACGCCCCAATAAATCCGCAATTTTCGGCCACCACTCAACTCCTTCTTCAGTGCTTCAGAAGAAGGGAACGTGTGAGAAACGCCACGAGTAAGTAGCTCCGAATTCATTTTGCCTATTTTATCACAAGATTTTCCTCATCAGAAATAAGTTTACTTTAGAGCATTGTTTGCATAATTGATAAATCTCGCCTATTTACTATAATAGCGGCAGTCCTTTGAAAGGAGGTACTGTTAGATGAGACGAGCCATTTGTGGCTTAAACACGGCCTTAAATGGCTCGTCTCATTCCGAGACCAGTCGCTTGTCGCTGGAGCGAATCCGGCCCCCAAACAAGGAGTGACAACAATTACGACGAAACCGATCACATCCGCTTCTCGGCGAAGGATACGGACTATATCTTTGGCTCAGTCAATCCTTGGCGCAGATTTCATCACGCCAGAGGAAATCACAAAGGCTCGCTCGAGCATCTTTTATACCGACGAAAGGGTCGCGGCACTCGTCGAAAGTCTACCATCGAAAGAGGTACTCATGTGGTGCAAGGAGAAAGGTTACGCCGTCATCCCCACACCACCTCAGGATTGCTCGACCCTCGACATTCGGGAGATCCAGTTTGCTCACTTCCACTCGAAGACGGGCGGGTGGTATTCCGACCAGAAATTCGCTCGCGAAGACAAGACAGGGTTCGGATGGCTCGCCATCAAGAAAACTCCAGTCGCAAACTCGACCAGCAAAAACTGGACCGAGCAGAACAAGCTTCTGTTGGCACTTGAGAAGGTGCCGAATGCCGCTGAGATGAGCTGGTTCATCACGACCTATTTAGAGGTTCGTGGCGTCCGACTCCTCGAAAACATCTATGTTTGGACGTCCAGTCTCGGCTCGAACGGTCGTCGCGTCTACGTCGGCCACTTCAATGTCGATGGCCTCCTCGTCAGCCACTATTGGGGCGCCTATCGCTTCGACGGCATCGGCCTGTCCTCTGCCCGGAAGTTCAAGTGATCCTTGCAACCTTGAGGGTTCGTACCTCTTGAATACTTGAGCCCCCGCGAAAATTTTTTCGCGGGGGCTTTTTTTATCAAAAATTCCCCAGAATCTATGTTATAATCAACAAATCAAATCGTTAATTTTTAAGTTAATTCTCCTCTTTCTGATTTTCTGCTTCCTCGGCGGTGGCGTTCTTCTACTTTGGACCACCAATCTAGAAATCCCTTCTTTCGAAGCTTTTTCCGAACGAATCGTGGCCAAATCTACGAAAATCTACGACCGAACAGGTGAAGTTTTGCTCTACGACATCCACGACACCGTGAAACGACGCGTTGTTCCTCTGGAACAGATCTCGAAGAATGTGAAGAACGCCACAATCGCCATCGAGGACGACCAGTTCTATCAACATGGGGGCATTCAGGTCAGTGCCATCTTCCGCGCCCTGCTCGCCAATTTGGGCGCTGGGACAAAACAGCAAGGCGGATCAACGATTACCCAGCAATTGGTGAAAAACTCGCTCCTAACGCAAGATAAGAGCTGGTCACGAAAAATTAAAGAGCTAGTCTTGTCTATCCGGCTGGAAAAAAAGATGAGCAAGGATGAAATTCTTGGCCATTACCTCAACGAAATTCCCTACGGCGGCAATATCTACGGCGTGGAAGAAGCCGCCCAAACTTACTTCGGTAAAAGTGCACTGGATGTGAACTTGGCCGAGGCAGCTTACCTTGCCGCTATTCCTAAAGCGCCAACTTTCTATTCACCGTATGGTCAGAATAGAGACAAGCTCGATGAGAGGAAAGATGTTGTCCTGGCGCGGCTAGCCGAACTTGGATTTATCACCGAAGCAGAACATCGCCAAGCTCTGGCCGAGAAGGTTACCTTCTCGTCATCAACGGAACGTGGGATAAAGGCACCTCATTTCGTGATCTGGGTGCGCGATTATCTGGAGAACAAATACGGCATTGAGGCCCTAAATTCTCGTGGCCTGAAAGTAACCACCACGCTCGACTGGCCACTACAAGCGGCTGCCGAAAAAATCGTAGCAGAAACCGCCGAAGAAAATGCAAAAAAGTTTAACGCCAAGAACGCTGGCCTAGTGGCCATTGATCCAAAGACTGGACAAGTGCTAGTGATGGTCGGTTCTAAAGACTATTTCAATACGGAAGACGAAGGTAACTTCAATATTATTCTCGCTCACCGTCAGCCTGGTTCTGCCTTTAAACCTTTTGCCTACGCTGAAGCATTCAAGAAAAACTTCACCCCCGAAACGATGCTCTTCGATTTAGAAACCCAATTTGATACGGCCTGTCAAAACGGTGGTAATTGTTATAAACCAGTAAACTACGATAACAAGTTCCGCGGGCCGATGAGCATGCGCGAAGCTCTAGCCCAATCAATCAACATCCCCTCAATAAAAACCTTGTACCTTGCCGGCATTAACGACACCCTAGCTCTTGCGAAGAATATGGGAATCACCAGTCTCGGCAATGCCAACCAATACGGACTAACACTTGTGCTTGGTGGTGGCGAAGTCTCCCCGCTTGAATTAACCAGCGCCTACGGCGTTTTCGCAAACGATGGAAATCGTTTACCCTACACCTCCATTCTAAAAGTGGAGGACGACACGGGAAGAATTCTGGAAGAATTCACTCCTCATCCCCGAGAGGTACTTGAACCAAATATTGCTCGCCTGATCTCAGATGTTCTCTCTGATAATAAGGCAAAGATTCCATCCTACGGCGCTAACTCTCCACTCTTTTTTCCGAACCGCGAAGTAGCGTCAAAAACTGGTACAACGAATGACTATAAAGACGCGTGGATTGTGGGCTACACCCCCAGTCTAGTTGTGGGAGCTTGGGCCGGCAACAACGACAATACCCCAATGGAGAAGAAGGTTGCCGGACTAATTATCGTGCCAATGTGGCGCAACTTCATGGATGTAGCTCTGGAAAAATCCACTGTAGAAAATTTTCCTGACCCAGAACCAGCAAGCACTGAATCTCTACCGTTAATGCGGGGTTTCTGGCAGGGTAGCCACGGCTATTTCACCGATAAAATTTCGGGCAAAATTGCCACCGAATATACGCCAGTTGAACTGCGCGAAGAACATGTCCTGACACAAGTTCACTCCATTCTTTATTGGCTAGACAGAGAAGATGATCCTCAATTTCCCCTTTGGGAAGAACCAGTTCGTCGTTGGGTCTCGGAGAAAGGAATCGTCGAACAAACAGATTCAGCCATCCCCACGGCGATAGATGATATTCACCGACCAGAATTTGAACCTAAAATTAAAATTCTTAATCCATCACCATCAGAAATCTATGCCCCCGAACAGCAAGTTACCATACGCGGTTCTTATGTTGGGCACTTCCCCATCGGAAAATTGGAATTTTTCTTGAACGATCAATATCTTGGTCAAAGTGAACGGGCCCCATTTGATTTTACATTTATCCCCAAATATACCTCTCCTCTCAAGCCAGTCAACGAGCTAAGGATCGTGGCTCACGACAGTGTCGGCAACCGTAGTGAAATCAAAGCACCACTCTCTCTTTCAGTTCTCCCAACAACTTAGCAATTTCGGCGGCTATTTGTTCCCGTTTAAGAAAAACTAGATTTTTTACTACCGGAGAAACCATTAGGTAAAGTGAGCGCTTTTCAACTTTTATCATTTCCAGACCCACTTCAACCCCAATCAACCTGTGCAAGACATCCTGTACCGCCTGTTTCACTAATTGATTCGCTGGTAGAATACCCCGAAACTTTATCAGAAAAATACCGAGTCCTTTCATTATCGATTAAGTGGCATTATTAGGTAACGAAAACTATCGTCACTAGTGCTAGTAAGTAAAATCGGTTTAGTCCGACCGTTAAATTGGAGTGAAACCTTTTCATCAGAAATTGATTGCAAACCGTCCAGTAAATAACGCAGATTAAGATTGATAATTAACTCCTCGCCATTGATCGTCGCCGGCACAAGACTGGTATTTTCCCCCACATCACCATTTTGGCTTGTTAATTCTAGAACACTATCTTCTGGTCGAAGTTTAAGTGTCACATGATTGAGACGATCGGTGAAAATTTGAGAGAGTTTGAGGGCATTCAAAAGTTCTACTCGACTTAACACAACTTGGCTAATTGAGTTTAGCGGCATTATTTGACGGTAGTCAGGAAAAACTCCCTCGATCAAACGTGAAGTTAAACGGAGGCGATCAGTGATAACTGTTAATTGATGCCGATTAAATTTCCAGACCGCTGTACCAGTAGTCGATTCCAGTAACCGTAAAATTTCCGTCACATTCCTAACGGGAATAATTAATTTTACTACCTGATCTCCCTCTGTCTTTAAATCAACTTTCTTTTCTGCTAAACGAAAAGAGTCTGTTGCCACAAAATAGGCATTTGATTCGTCGGTATAGAAATATAAACTAGCTATTTCCGGTTTAATATCGGTCAAAGCAGCGGCATAACCAACCGCCCTAGCTCCAGAAACAAAATCAATTATTGGGAGAGTTAACTCCATTGTTTCTTCTAATTCAGGTAGGGTCGGAAAGTCTTCGGTTGATTGAACCTTAATTAAGGTGGAACTGGACCCAACCGAGACAACTAAATTCTTATTCACCACTTCTAGAGTTAGTTTTTCTACATTGTTTATATTAGAAAGCAGGTTATAGAAGACTGCCCCAGAGATAAGAACCGCCCCGGGGGATATAACTTTCGCTGGTAATTTCCACTCACAACCAAGATCAAGATTCGTACCACGGATAATCAAATTTTTACCTTCAGCGGATAACAGAATAAAACCAAGAACAGGTAAGGATGAACTCTTACTCGTCACTTTTTCCGTAAGACCGACAGCTTGTTTTAAACTTTCCCGTTGGCATTCTAGTTTCATAATATTTAATTAATCTTTATCTAAATACATTATTATAATTATGACTGGGGATAAGGTAGTTTGTCTCTTCGGGGTAGTGTTTTAGGCTGGGGATTATTTTTAATATCTTTCTCATTTTGATTTTTATCCTATTTTATTCCAGAGGTTATCCATTTTTTATCAACTGGTTATCCCTGGAGTATTAGGTTTCTAATCTGCTCAATTTCCTGAGCTAGGGGCTCGTTGTTGGTGATGTCTTTTTTGATTTTCTCGTAGGCGTGGATGACTGTGGTGTGATCTCTACCGCCTAACTTTTGGCCGATGTAGGGATAGGAGGTGTTGAAGTCTTCACGAAGTAGATACATAATCACCTGCCGCGGTTTTACTACCTCTTTCTTCCTTGTTTTCTCATAGAGATTTTTCTCGTTGATATGGTAGAAGTTGGCAACAATGTCAGCCACATCTTTAACGGAAACCATTTTCTTTGGTTTAACATTATTTTTAATTAGAGTTTTGATTTCACTCAGACTTAGCGGTCTGTTTTTAAGCTGGCTTTGGCAGATAACGGTATTAAGACAGCCCTCCAGTTCGCGGATATTATCTTGAATCACCTCGGCAATGTACTCTAGTGATTCTGGTGCTAGAGTAAGTTGATTTTGGTGGATCTTATTGTTCAGGATTGCTAGACGTGATTCATAGTCTGGTTTACTGACATCAACAATCATTCCCCCCTCAAAACGAGAGCGTAGGCGTTCCTCAAGGTCGGGGATGTATTTGGGTGCCTTGTCAGAGGAAAAAATAATTTGTTTATTGTTGTCGTGAAGGTGGTTAAATAAATGAAACAGCTCCTCCTGAGTCTTTTCTTTCTTGGCAAAGAATTGGACATCGTCCATTATCAGGATGTCATATTTTCGATATTTTTCTTTGAAAGTGTTGATCCGGTTATGTTGCATTGAGCTCACGTAATCAACCGTGAACTGTTCGGAAGTAACATAGAAAATCTTTTTGCCGGGGTTGTTTTTTTTGACATAATTTCCTACCGACTGGATCAAGTGGGTTTTGCCAAGTCCCGTTCCACCATAAATAAAGAGGGGGTTATAAATTTGCCCCAGTTTTTTTACAACTGCCTGGGTAGCAGCGTGTGCCAGTTCATTGAATGGGCCAACAATAAAAGAATCAAAGACATATTTCGGGTTAAGGTTATCTTCGCGGTTTGTGTACATTTCAGCCAAATCCATTTGTGGACTAATAGCTGGTGCCGTACTGGGTAGGTTAATGTTTTCAGGTTTTTCGTTCTTGGAGATGGTGTATTCCACAGCTCGTATCTCTGGCATCAGTTGTCGGAGAGAGCGGAGAATTGATTTGTGATATTTCTTAAAGAGCCAGTCTTTCACAAAAGCGTTTGGAACGCCGAGGAAAATTACTCCGTCCTCGTCTTTTACAATTCTGGTGTTGCGAAACCATGTTCCGAAATTGGCGCGCGAGACCTCGATTTCAATATCTACTAGGGCATTTTCCCAAAGAGTTTTGTGGTCAGACATCGCAGGTGAATTATATGCCTCGTTTTCCAAGTATCCAACTAGCCGAATCTGTGAATAATCAGTGGATTACTATAATGAACTATGGTAGACTCCTCCCATGTCTCAAACATACCAACCTAAAAAGCGGAAACGTAAGACTACACACGGTTTTTTGACCC of Candidatus Nomurabacteria bacterium contains these proteins:
- a CDS encoding type II/IV secretion system protein; protein product: MITFRDTGETKKLEELHSHEAEALAEMLSGKYQLPYIDLSKFPINTDALRLIPESEARKSALAAFKINGKNIFLVTISPERIETKNTLSELRDKGYHLNLYLASQASLDRAWSRYSEISRSTRTEAGVIDISNEAIANFTKQISDIDSLNRLFSSEGLSALAAGGISNLLEVILAGGIVTLASDIHLEPEADRVRLRFRLDGVLHDISFLPQKLYAQIVSRVKLLSGLKLNVQKSAQDGRLSIRLDGTDIEIRTSILPGAYGESIVLRLLNPETINVTFETLGIEPALFKIVEREITKPNGMILLTGPTGSGKTTTLYSFLRKISTGENKTITIEDPIEYHLPGISQTQVNPDKNYTFLTGLRSALRQDPDIIMVGEIRDKETAKIAINASLTGHLVFSTLHTNNAAGTIPRLIDLDVNPKIIDSALNISMAQRLVRNLCPACKEESTPTPTETKLLLAVLESIKEKRPEIPLPTANRLWRAKEGGCAACNHIGYKGRQGVFEAILIDERVAPLLVSNPNEREIKIAARPQGILDMRQDGVLKVLAGATSLEELARVVDVNEEVI
- the ruvB gene encoding Holliday junction branch migration DNA helicase RuvB, with translation MSIGKENGGQDWFLDSALRPSTWSDYIGQKHIKDNLQILLAAAKERSQPPEHLLFYGPPGLGKTTLAHLIAKEIGAQLKITSGPAIERVGDLASILTNLAAGDMLFIDEVHRLNKMIEEILYPAMESGKLNIVIGKGPGARVIQLDLPPFTLVAATTRPALLSAPLRSRFGGGTFRLDFYSENEIRDIIKRSAEILGMKLDDEAALEIARRSRFTPRIANQFLKRCRDLAQLRGQSISKQVAREALTLMGIDELGLSENDRKILATIIEKFNGGPVGVSTIATATHEEDATIEEVHEPYLIQLGMLERTPRGRQATRHAYDHLGFDWPENRQGKLL
- a CDS encoding PEP-CTERM sorting domain-containing protein, with product MKKFLVMIVLLVLIGLVTTPAQAASVHQSLTLGGFQVSLSGQEGGGQDGDGVWLSAQVASSIHLVDYVSATFYHPSEGDENEWGWTASFGGIKNSSLVLSPIWSSSGLSVGGVSLSQITQLSSESGYDRGWASVTVDPSRLDFAYMNYAEWYDEYIDGVRWNAYFIFRGNFGDGELGEARGRGYFGLTPEPATMALLGPAVLFFARRRR
- a CDS encoding YebC/PmpR family DNA-binding transcriptional regulator translates to MAGHNKWTQIKRQKGAEDAKRSKLFGVLSKNISLESRKAGGDKDAPGLRAAILKARAANMPNNNIERAIRGATEDKDSQLTKVIYEAYGPGGVALIIEGTTDNNNRTAQEIKHLLSLHGGKIAIPGSVLWAFQKIDDEWRVVNPKKVERSDQEQLTGLILALESGQGIKKVTTNLSPL
- the ruvC gene encoding crossover junction endodeoxyribonuclease RuvC, with the protein product MKILGIDPGYDRLGIAILERKKSASELSFSDCLTTDKKLIFAERLLELGNALEKIIIEFRPELLALETLFFAKNKKTAMLVAETRGLILYLAAKHHLRVYEISPASVKLTTTGYGRADKAQIIAMLPKLLKIDKTIKHDDEFDAIAIALTALSTVSLN
- the tyrS gene encoding tyrosine--tRNA ligase; this encodes MNSELLTRGVSHTFPSSEALKKELSGGRKLRIYWGVDPTGPTLHLGHVSVLLKLRDWQGEGHQIVVLFGDFTARIGDPTDKKAVRKTLSPEEIENNLKLYREQIGKILDLDKIEFRHNSEWLAKLSFAEVLELASQVTLAQTIKRDMFQKRIAENKDLFLHEFLYPLMQGYDSVALEVDMEIGGNDQIFNMLVGRDLLKKMRGKEKFVVATKLLTDSAGLKMGKTEGNMVSFTDTPSDAYGKIMSWSDDLVAPGLELLTRLTDSQIKHILSGHPKEAKMELAREVVSLIYDESEADRAQENFINTFQRGEEPEEWEEINASYGEKLSEILSRAGAVKSKSDFRRLVEEGAVTEWPNKNLTVVDQIFTAEIKLKVGKRRFLHVVSR